CCATTTCAGCCAAAATTTATTCCAGAGTTTATCAGGTAGGTGCCGATTGTAGTATGAGAGAATGACTTATGAACATCTATTGTTTCGTAGTAATATTTGAACACTTTATATTCTTGTATAGCTGTCTAGCTGTAGTAAGAAAATTGGCAAGGcaagaatacaaataaaagtgATTTGACCTCATTAGATTTGTCCCAGAAtaatccagaaaaataattagttcCTAACTAGAGCAAAAATCCCCAAGTTTAAAGTAACAGAGAGCACGTGTGGCTGAGTACTTCTCTTCCTTGTAATGGCTGTTCAGCTTTGAAAAGCATATatataaatgttatttcattgTGTGTGCATGTAGGGATATCGATCAGTTACTGGCGAAATACTTTTGTCTGCCTTTTGTCTACCTCTTGCCTTCCTCTCCCTGTAAGAATTCAGTGTTTGAGAAATGGTCAGCAGGCTAAGGCCAGCAGTCTGCGTAATTTTCAACGTTCTTGCTAGGTAGGACCAGAGACCTAAAATTTTGATCAGGTTCTGCAGCAGTCAGGCATGCTATGGACTAAGGATAGttccagactttttttcccttactaTGGGTTTgtgtaatttaaatattgaaatctgtatttaaaatcattctgcCTTTTTGTACTAGAGAAgggctttaaaaatgcatgttggtctttataaattatttatgaagTCATCTATGAAATTCTATGACATAACTGGTAAAAGATAATTGTAAGATTCCCTGAAATAGCTCTTTGTAAGAGAACAATTAAcaggtttttaaatgcataatgCTTATAACCACTGTAACTattgctttcctctcttctctagTATTTGTTCAAAGGtctgtaaaatacagattttatacTAAAAGAgtcattttgcttattttgaaatttgtcCTACCTTCATACAAATATTCCTCTtgtttttctgataaaaccAATTGcttacagaaagcagaaagaaggcaATTTTGATATTGTATCTGGAACAAGATATAAAGGAAATGGAGGAGTATATGGCTgggatttgaaaagaaaattaatcaggTTAGTATTTTTCTAGATATTTACACATAAATTtgttatttagaaataataattccGAGTACTCAATCTGTGTGAGCTGAACCGAGTCTTTAGTCAATACTACCGCGTACTGCAAAATCATGTTAAATAAGAGAAGCACGCATGACTTGCAAATTCTGCGGTTAAAACCCACCAAGACAGACTGTAATGATATGAGTAGGCTTGAGAAATGGACCAGTGGACAAATCTGCACAGCATCAGGTTGAGACCGGCTTTCAGCCTCATCTCCAAAGAATGAGCTGAGACTATGATGCTTTTGTCAAGTTTAAAAGACATGTTTAATTAGCTTTAATAGCTGTAATGGTCCTTCCTCTAAACACTTGCTAGACACCTCTGTTGACACTCTGATTTGTCATGAGTTCAGAATTATCTGGCACAATCAATGTCAATCAATCATTACTTAGACCTTACTGGAAAGCAGTTACAGTGAACACTGGGGAGGTTTCACCCacaagcaaagaggaaaactcTGTCAAGGTCCTACACACGATTATGCTGGCGTCTCAGGGACTTATAGGATTGAGGACGTAATCGACAAGTTTCTGCGCAGTCGTTCTCTCTCCCCCCTGATTTAAGAGAATAGGTGTAAGTTAATGCTGATTTGTGTGTTACTGTAGAGAATTAGGAGCAGAAGTTGTGTTACCAGTCTGATCTGGAGATGGTATCACAGGGACTGTATTTGGATTTCTCCTGGTTTTTAATGGCTGGAATAAGTGCTCATCTACTTGTAGctctaaataaaatacacaccccaaaagaggaagagagctAAATGGACATTACAGAGAAATCATTTTACATCATACTGGACAAGGTGAAGGACTTGCACATGTTATCAGTGTGTAAGACAGCCCTCAGCAAGATAGTCACCACTGGTTTTTCGGTCTCACAATGTTTTTCATCAGTGGAGCTTACGAAAGAAGCGTGAGCCAAAACTGAACCTTGATTTTCTAAATCCAAGCCTTGCATTTGTCCAGGAAGCATTTTTATTCTCCACTTACAGTGaatgttagaagaaaaatgttgttttggcTGTTGTAAAATCTAATTCTTATGTATTGTATTAGTTTGTAGTTCTGACGGTTAGTTCTGACATTAGTACTGACAGTTCTACCATAAAGAACCAGATTGTAAACCTAATTTCTAAAAATCATGGTTTTCTCCTTCATAGAGAAATTCAATAATCTACTAATCAtctacatttgaaaaacaaaacgTTGGGTTTTAAGATTGTATGATTTATTAGTCAAATCTAGCAGTGAAAACATATTAGAAATACAGTTGTTTCATAATTAAGCAATAAAAggttgtggggggtttttgcTAGTAGgatatttacttattttctaGAAATTCTGCGTGATCTTTCAGAATTGTGTACTGAGCAATTTTGACATTcgtgttttctttcacagtcGTGGTGCCAATTTTATAACTCAGGTTTTGCTGAGACCAGGTGCATCAGACTTAACAGGGAGTTTCAGGTATGAGTCTGGTTTGCAATTcataacatttatttgaaattaagaaaCTGCTGAACAAGGAACTGGAGTGAGAACAGACCTTTTTCATTGGGGACTATGAAATCTGTTTGGAAAGGCTGTAAGAAATAGGAGACCAGATTGCTCTTTGTTGCTCTTATGATTttgttaaagattttttttttaaatagtaattaTACGAGTGAGTGATTACAGTTAAGATTCCTACACACTATCTTGATTTCTGAAGTTCAGAAATTGTGCttcaagtttcattttctttgtaatcGTTTACAGGTTATACAGAAAAGAAGTCTTACAGAAACTAATGGAAAAATGCGTTTCTAAAGGATACGTCTTCCAGATGGAGATGATTGTTCGGGCTAGACAGTTAGGATATACTATTGGAGAGGTATAGTAAAAGTTTTGATaagtatattttgcttttatttaaatataggtACAGATTACTGGGACCATATGAAATTTTGTGTGCTtccaagaagcagcaaaattttCAAATGGATATAAAGAAATTACATGTGCAGAACTCTATTTTTCCAACTTTTCCAGGTGAATACCAGTTCTGAAATTCCAGTTACTTATTCCCCTGGGTGACAGGCTTCTCAGATCCTTCCCTCTTCGTGTtgccattttcttcagctgcataCAATTTTACAGGGTTCTTCAAAGGAGGGAAACAAGTCAAAATATACCCTGAAGCCTCTCtgagccttttctttcctccttcataTTGTACAGACATCTCTAGTTAGGtctcttcaaataattttttattctattcCAGATTTATTCTGTTCTCTCTGTCATTTATTGCCTTGTTGTTTTCCAACTTTCCAGCTATCACAACTTTTCACTTCTAAGCTCTTTGAGTGTGCTGTCTACAGTCACtgaaaaagaaccccaaacaaTTGTTAGATCCTGTATTTCCAGCAGTCTGATTGCTGCCTTTTATATTTCATTGAATTGCTCTTGCTGgtgtttttaaagatgattcATTGGAATGCTCTCTGCAGCCAAATCTCAGAACCAGTTCTTAATCATCATTTCCATGACTGTGAATTGTCAGAGAATTCCGTTGCTGGtacttgtttctctctctctctctaaacCTTACATATTGCATTTCTCTGTCAACATCAGGTAGAGTATTTCCACGCAATGAAGCAGGTTTTCTTCTCCCACCCTTCTTGCTTATGGAACCACATCCTGTCTGTAGCTGGCGTTTGACCCTAATTTCTTTGGTCTTCACCTCCAGCTGCATTCACATATTGCTTTCTAATATTGCTGAATTAAATCCTCACCTCTCTATACATCTAGATACTGAAACCTAGGGTGAGATGAGGGTTAATTtgctatacatttttaaaacagtaaaatacacttctctggctttaaaaaaaacgCAGTCTTGGGTTGCTTGTACTTCTTCAGACTACTGCTGCAAAGaccttttttctgtctgttgttTGATCCCACCACTTCTCTATTTACATGCCTCTAGTGGTGGTAGAGCATGAAATCTAAGATACTTGTCTTCCAGTTCAAAGCCTGACAGACAGTCCTCGCTAGGCCTGACGTCTGCCAGTCGGTGTCGAGACGTGGGCTCTGTTCTGCAATGGGTCAGTTAGGCCATCCTCCACAATCCACCCGTTACAGGCTCCAGCAAGCAGCATCTTCCCTCCCCCTTTGGATTCTCACATGTAGGAAGAGTTCTCTCCAACATCTGAAAAGTTGCTTCATTATTCTGCTTCAGCCTTGTCTTTAGGATTTCTGTTGGGATATCTGTAACAAACTTGACAGTGTTCAGATTGCTGACACAGACACATAAATAAGACTATTGTATTTTTACTGTTCTGTGTATCATCTCTGTCTTGTTACTCCTGGGGCAGGAcaatttttcattacatttcaaGTCCATCGATACAGTGTTTCCTGATCAATACTTACGATCTTTATATATTTTGCAATTATCCAAAATAGTAATACCAAAATTCCAGAAGAGATGATGCTTGCATGTCTAATTCCTGGTTTGTGGGTGCTGCAACTCTACAGGCAGAATAAGAGTTTTTATGCAGTTGCAAAATGTAGAAATGCTTGCGAgggtaaaatatttcttaagcAAAGTTGAAAATGAAGATTGAGGCTTGCTGGTCTAAAAGGGACAAATGGATGATGAGATAAACTGACACAGGCTATTCTGGAATAGTCTCGTATGCACCTCTGAGTCACTCTGCTGTACTTCTTTACCATACGTGAAATGTAGCACAGCGCATGGAATACACCCTTTTGAAAATGCTTCCTTTAAGACTAATGATAGAACTTCTTATGCAAGAAAGGCAAAGTCCAGCAACACCACAGATGGTCAATTCTTACACTAAAGGGAAAGACTGGGTACCTTTTATTAGATGAGAAATTAACCATTCTTTCATCACTGGTCTGGAAATGTCACTTCTGACATCCTGCACTGAGCACATACTCAGTGATTTCTGTCCATGCCCCGTAGGTCAGCTGTCTGTAGTTGCCAGGATGCTTACTGGGATCATCAAAGGGACCCTGCTGAGAAAGCCAGAGTCATTGTTGGGTCTATCTGCATGCCAGTTTAGGCATCTTCCTTACGGTTGTCTTGCCCTGGGTGCTCTTCTACCGTGGTCTGATCCGCTAGAATTGCGAGAAATCCTCAGTCCTGGCACAGATGCAAGGGTGTGGTGATTTCTGTGTTCCACTTGCCAGATGATTTCTGGTTGAAACTGCCAGCAGAACACTaagccaatttttttaatgacttttgcAAATGTAATTCTTTATTGTAGCCCCTGAAGTATTTCAATTTTGCACACAAACATATATGGAAAGTCTTGAATATTCTAATATAATGTTGGCAGAATGTCCTGTCATATGTCATTTGTACGTGGTCAGATTACTGAAAAGCAGTATGTTCTACCATTTTATAAGTAGTGAGTTATCTGGACAGTATGATCACTTACGTAAGAAAACCAAAAGTAGTAGTTTAAATGTCCTTTAGTCCTGTAAATATTCTATAAAGTAGTCAAAGACAAAGACAGGTATTGTTTGTAAAATCTGCACTAACAGCCACATTCAAGTGTCATCTTCTAGCCAGATGTGAGGTTGAGGAGAACACTGTTTCATGGTGGCGGGAGCTTTTTGCCTTCCTGACTCAAAGGTGTTGAATTTAGATAACAAGGAAAGCGGTGAAGGTTCATTTTAAGCCCCCAGGCTTTTAGTGCACTTCAGCTATTAAGTTTGTTCTGACTGGTGTATCATCCAGCCACTGAGTAATGTCTTTGGatcatctttaaaggtgataaACCAAATAATTTCATGCTCCTCAGCAATGGGGCATCATTAAAGCCCCTGGTAAGAACAACTGACATAAAGGAAGCCAATCTGGTGCTTGCCTTCTTCCCATGTCTAAACATGCTGTAATTCAAAGGCCATTCTTTTGTTTATGGAATATCTGATTATTTAGGTTTTGAatcttaaaaatagttttgcttgTTTCAACAGGTTCCTATTTCATTTGTGGACCGTGTCTATGGAGAATCTAAACTGGGAGGCAATGAAATAGTCTCCTTTTTAAAGGGACTTTTGACCTTGTTTGCTACAACATGATAGTTTATcctaaattaacttttttagaaaaacattttctgacatCTGTGTGGTTTTTAGTATGTAATAGCAGAAACTTGATAATTTGCGGTGACCAGAAGACCTGCTATAAACTAACAATGAAACAAACCATCAATAATAAACTAAATATATTGTATCCCAAAATgctcctttcaaaataaattaactgtATGGTAAACTAAAAACTAATAAAGGCTAATGCTCTATTCTATTTTTGTAAAGATAGTGAAGTCTTAATAAAGAACACAAAGCTAAATGATCttttgcatttagaaatgaATCATTATTCAGCAGAAGCTAAAGATGATTTCAAAATTAAGACAAGCAAGGACATAAAAAAATTACGGAATTTCTTATCTCTGTTCTGTGCTTTGCatatagtattttaaatatatactaattagttccctttctttcctcagcacatacatacatgtatcTTAAAGCAGATACATAGAACGGTTTCTACAGAACTGATAATAGCTTGTGTAGGTTAAGAGGAAATACAGATGAGTACAGTAATTTGTTCTTTGTAAAATTGTTCCTACACTGGAAAGGAGGAATATTctttgggtaaaaaaaaaaaagaatcatatgTGTGGAATAATTTTGTATCCTGTGTGTTCAGAAGCAGGTGATTcccttttcctattttctttagaaactaAACATTTTTAGCATCTCTATAGGAGTACGACATCTCACCCAACCTGAAGGTGACAAAAGACCCAGTTCACCTCACTGAAGACACTTGAGAAATTTGTTACGTCAGATAACAGTTTGCAGtgtaaaatctgtatttgttcCCGATCCTGAGGAACGAAATACAGAGCAATactatattttgttttgctgttcgATATAGCAAGAACTCAGAAATTATGAAGCCCTTTCGATCAAATGTGTGCTTGGGGGAGGGGTGCAGAAGTAAGCAGGAGAATGAAGTTACTCTGATAATGgctttacagaaatgaaaaatacgTCCTTgctttttggggtggtggtggcgTGGTGTGTGTGTATTGCTGTGGATATCTGTGTCAGAAAATTAATGGTAGGAGAGGGGAAGCAAAAGATGTCTTGAACAGCAGCCAAATAGGCGTAATTTTTATCCAGTGTACTAAAGGAATGCAGGGTATTACCAGTTGttaataccagaaaaaaatttaggaaGTCTGTAGATAAATGATAAATTCATATTTCAGATAGTTATCACAGTCAGTGACAAAAGTTAATTAAAtagaacttttttaaaaaaaaaacaacctattTTCTAGTGGACTGCTTTAGAGATAACTCCTTTGTTCTTCAGTGAAGTTGTACAgattctgatatttttctctttttctgagtaTTCAGAGCAAACGtttcatatttaatttgctttaaaataataataaaaaagtagctgtatatttttaatctaCCTGTAACTGGATTACAGTGACTTAACTGTACATTTTGTGACATTTGCCTGTACTTTTCCAGCAAATTATAGGTAATTTCATTTGTTGCAGCCTAATCAGATCTAAtaatacatacagaaataaatctctGGGTCTAAAGGGCCACTGAAATCTCCAGTGAATAGGTATCATCTATTTATGTTCCATTTGGAGGTTTCATGGCTAAAATCAACATTTCAAGTTGAAAATAGGTAAAGTTTTTAATGACTGAATAGTGAGATTTTAGATGTTTATTCAAATTTACATACAGCTGAAATCCATTTGCTAGAATACCAGTTAGGCCTCAACAAGATCgtattttttcctcagacttGTATGTAGTGATATATAACTAAAGGCCATTATATTACTTATTCATGATCTAATTGCTGTGAGTTAGGGTTTAGCTTTTAGAATGTGCATACCtactttttaattagaaaatttccttcatttatCTATTTATGCGATCATGTTTGGAGGAAGGTGCTTCTATACTGAAATTAGGATGGTACTACATGGCATATTTTGTGTGCTCCAGGATGTGAAAGTTTGAAACATGACTGGGCCATATTCAGTTTTTAGATAAATAGGTAATATTTCTTATTATGCTTAAAGGTAATGGTATTTAAGTTATTAAGAAAGAAGTgctataaagaaataaaaaaaagtgcttcaTGGCATCGGGACACAAGTAGACGTTCTACAATACTTCTTGAAACAAGAAAAGGTCAGAAGACTGCAACTGATTTCAAAACCCTGCACCAAGCTACGCATAGAAAGCACTACCGAAAGGAACTAATACATGGATCCAGtggaaagaagcagaattaAGAACATACATGCTTTCCCTGAGTTAGTggaatatacacacacacacatacacatatttcACAGTACTTACCTGGAAAAccatctgggttttttgttttctcctagCAAAAAGACTgtatatttctcaaaaaaacagGGGACTGGGCTGCAGATAACTCAGTGAATGCTGAACACGCTTTCAAAAGTTTTCTTGCAGTAAGTTGGCGAAGCCTGAACTTCAGAAGAGGTAGCTGTTGTTTGTGCATCTGACCCTCTGTGCACTTGTGAAGGGGAGAATCATAAACCAGTATGCTGTTAACAGAATCTTTGCCCAGAACTGGCCTAAAtcacctcttccttcccctcccacatCTCAGCCTGCAGTACTTTCTTTCCAATGAGTTTCTCCACTGAGGTGACTAAAAACAT
This genomic window from Balearica regulorum gibbericeps isolate bBalReg1 chromosome 16, bBalReg1.pri, whole genome shotgun sequence contains:
- the DPM1 gene encoding dolichol-phosphate mannosyltransferase subunit 1 isoform X2, translated to MAAGGADKFSVLLPTYNERENLPLVVWLLARTFRESGNNFEIIIIDDGSPDGTQEIAEQLQTIYGSDKILLRPRARKLGLGTAYIHGMKHATGNFIVIMDADLSHHPKFIPEFIRKQKEGNFDIVSGTRYKGNGGVYGWDLKRKLIRLYRKEVLQKLMEKCVSKGYVFQMEMIVRARQLGYTIGEVPISFVDRVYGESKLGGNEIVSFLKGLLTLFATT
- the DPM1 gene encoding dolichol-phosphate mannosyltransferase subunit 1 isoform X1 gives rise to the protein MAAGGADKFSVLLPTYNERENLPLVVWLLARTFRESGNNFEIIIIDDGSPDGTQEIAEQLQTIYGSDKILLRPRARKLGLGTAYIHGMKHATGNFIVIMDADLSHHPKFIPEFIRKQKEGNFDIVSGTRYKGNGGVYGWDLKRKLISRGANFITQVLLRPGASDLTGSFRLYRKEVLQKLMEKCVSKGYVFQMEMIVRARQLGYTIGEVPISFVDRVYGESKLGGNEIVSFLKGLLTLFATT